From Miscanthus floridulus cultivar M001 chromosome 15, ASM1932011v1, whole genome shotgun sequence, the proteins below share one genomic window:
- the LOC136506431 gene encoding filament-like plant protein 3, which produces MVMDRAGWLWRRKSSDKSPGGSDSSLSVSSHSEHCSDDQGQSQSPGASSRSKYDYSQETGAARSLNGKLAAGVNLNNFNPEHGQSLEQHVSSNVRDEGIKETLESLNYKLSAALSTIRAKEDLVKQHAKVTEEAVAGWEQAEAEVTTLKGLLEASCQKNASLQDQVSHLDEALKECVRQLRLAREEQEDKIREIVSKSLVPQSENPELQNHIAELKKRLEVTRLEASSSMLLQHDLQERLQAIERENLDLKAKLQATEKENIDLKAKLLVQSKDLKILMLERDLSNQAAETASKQHLESVKKIARVEAECRRLQHLTRKTALINNSRSTQNNCCMESLTDSQSDHGEHMVGVDNDLQNSDSWASALIAELDQFKNGKDGSRNIVNNPVEIDIMDDFLEMERLVALPESDGTSSNFEMEIDSDYAVARSSSLKVETEELQNKVAYLQENFEAIASEKRELEMALMEVRNQLDISCDALVAAKNRLVEMQMQLESANDSKLSALEDVERLDSERKALELQLESKSVEVEELLMAVASLEENAEQKELESQLELMSAQATELRLTVASLEERVQAERDLSVQQNENAEAMLNAKEELETQLCSANTEMGKLCDIVKALENEVKMEKALREELTAQLQTKVEAAVDAVKESLEVQLCSANTEAGKLRDVVKALEDEVEKEKALRDELAVNIEVKTKAARTAEALKESLEAQLSSANTEIQKLEEITKQLQSELEKENTLHEEFSAQLEMKIEAERARSMESAKESLEEQLQLVNSEAAKLRDMVTALEHDVEKEKAFSAELQMQLEALEAVKKVLVSEAESAHQDAKILRQKVESLEAKLKEQMSLTDEFTANVETLQSDRMAMEHKLKTADRELIKLTNKVSLLHREIEQERLLSEEYEQKCQKLEAQLSRDSWDAKLWRLANSNGDLKVKKEKELANAAGKLAECQKTIASLERQIKSLTDLDSVVLEPERLECSRDMPLPLDFRNDDAEFAMFTDDLYDFDLPNNNTSFFSPLPSIQPSSPPSEMSVFAGGLSTLSSYRSKRASRR; this is translated from the exons ATGGTTATGGATCGTGCGGGTTGGCTCTGGAGGCGCAAGTCGTCGGATAAGAGCCCCGGGGGTAGTGACAGCTCTCTGTCTGTGTCGTCACATTCCGAGCACTGCTCTGACGATCAG GGTCAATCTCAATCCCCTGGAGCCTCTTCAAGAAGTAAGTATGATTACAGCCAAGAAACTGGAGCAGCAAGATCCTTGAATGGCAAGCTAGCAGCAGGGGTCAATTTGAACAATTTTAATCCAGAGCATGGTCAATCATTAGAACAACATGTATCCTCCAATGTTAGAGATGAAGGGATCAAGGAGACCTTGGAGAGTTTGAACTACAAACTTTCTGCTGCTCTTTCGACCATCAGAGCAAAAGAGGACTTAGTGAAGCAGCATGCTAAAGTCACAGAAGAGGCTGTTGCAG GTTGGGAACAAGCTGAAGCTGAAGTTACTACTCTGAAGGGGCTACTTGAAGCTTCTTGTCAGAAGAATGCTTCTCTCCAGGATCAAGTCAGCCACCTAGATGAGGCCCTCAAGGAATGCGTCAGGCAACTGCGGCTGGCAAGGGAAGAACAAGAGGACAAAATCCGTGAAATTGTTTCAAAATCTCTGGTGCCGCAGTCTGAAAACCCTGAGCTCCAAAACCATATTGCAGAGCTAAAAAAGCGCCTGGAAGTGACCAGATTAGAAGCGTCATCTTCCATGCTATTACAGCATGATCTGCAAGAAAGGCTTCAGGCAATTGAGAGAGAAAACTTGGACCTTAAGGCCAAGCTTCAGGCAACTGAGAAAGAGAATATAGATCTCAAGGCCAAACTTCTTGTACAGTCCAAGGATCTGAAGATACTAATGTTGGAAAGAGATCTGAGCAATCAAGCAGCGGAGACAGCAAGTAAACAACACTTGGAAAGTGTTAAAAAGATTGCCAGGGTTGAGGCAGAATGTCGTAGGCTACAGCATCTAACGCGGAAAACAGCACTGATCAATAATTCTAGGTCTACACAAAACAATTGCTGCATGGAATCACTGACTGACAGCCAGTCCGACCATGGGGAGCATATGGTGGGTGTTGATAATGATCTGCAAAATTCCGACTCATGGGCATCGGCTTTGATTGCTGAGCTTGATCAGTTCAAGAATGGCAAGGATGGTTCAAGAAATATTGTGAACAATCCTGTTGAAATTGACATAATGGATGATTTTCTTGAGATGGAAAGGTTAGTTGCATTGCCTGAATCAGACGGCACAAGCTCTAACTTTGAAATGGAAATAGATTCTGACTATGCTGTCGCAAGAAGCAGCTCCTTGAAAGTCGAAACTGAAGAATTGCAAAACAAGGTCGCATATTTGCAGGAAAATTTTGAAGCAATTGCAAGCGAGAAAAGGGAGCTTGAGATGGCACTTATGGAAGTTAGAAATCAGCTTGACATTTCCTGTGATGCGTTAGTGGCGGCAAAGAACAGGCTGGTCGAAATGCAGATGCAGTTGGAATCAGCAAATGATTCCAAACTTTCTGCTTTGGAAGATGTGGAGCGTTTGGACTCTGAGAGGAAGGCTTTGGAGTTGCAGTTGGAGTCCAAATCTGTAGAAGTTGAGGAACTACTTATGGCTGTAGCTTCATTGGAGGAAAATGCAGAGCAGAAAGAGTTGGAGTCACAGTTAGAACTGATGTCAGCACAAGCTACAGAGCTTCGCCTGACTGTGGCATCACTGGAAGAGAGAGTTCAGGCTGAGAGAGATCTTTCTGTGCAGCAGAACGAAAATGCAGAAGCCATGTTGAATGCTAAAGAAGAACTGGAAACACAGCTGTGTTCAGCAAACACTGAAATGGGGAAACTGTGTGACATTGTCAAGGCACTAGAGAATGAAGTCAAAATGGAGAAGGCACTGCGTGAAGAATTAACAGCACAGTTACAGACAAAGGTTGAAGCAGCTGTCGATGCAGTTAAAGAATCATTGGAGGTACAGCTGTGTTCAGCAAATACTGAAGCAGGGAAGCTTAGAGATGTTGTCAAAGCACTCGAGGATGAGGTAGAAAAAGAGAAGGCATTGCGTGACGAGCTTGCAGTAAACATAGAAGTGAAAACTAAAGCAGCAAGAACTGCTGAGGCTCTTAAAGAATCCTTGGAGGCACAGCTGTCTTCAGCAAACACTGAAATACAGAAACTGGAAGAGATCACAAAACAACTACAGAGCGAGTTAGAGAAGGAGaatacacttcatgaggaattcTCAGCACAGTTAGAGATGAAGATTGAAGCAGAGAGAGCTCGTTCTATGGAGTCTGCTAAAGAATCGTTAGAGGAACAACTCCAGTTAGTGAACTCGGAAGCTGCAAAACTGCGCGACATGGTGACTGCACTTGAGCACGatgtggaaaaggagaaggcatTTTCTGCAGAGCTCCAGATGCAGCTAGAAGCTCTAGAGGCTGTAAAGAAGGTGTTGGTGTCGGAAGCGGAGTCAGCACATCAGGATGCCAAAATTCTCAGGCAGAAGGTGGAGTCATTGGAAGCAAAACTCAAGGAGCAGATGTCGTTAACAGACGAATTCACTGCCAATGTAGAGACTTTGCAGTCAGATAGGATGGCTATGGAGCATAAACTTAAAACAGCAGATAGGGAACTCATAAAATTGACAAACAAGGTGAGCTTGCTCCATAGGGAGATCGAGCAGGAGAGATTGCTGTCAGAAGAGTACGAACAGAAATGCCAAAAGCTGGAGGCTCAGTTGTCAAGAGATAGCTGGGATGCAAAGCTCTGGCGGCTCGCAAACTCGAATGGAGATCTGAAGGTTAAGAAG GAGAAGGAGCTTGCTAACGCAGCTGGGAAGCTCGCAGAGTGCCAGAAGACAATTGCTTCTCTGGAGCGTCAAATCAAATCACTGACAGACCTCGACAGTGTGGTGCTGGAGCCTGAAAGGCTTGAATGCAGCAGGGACATGCCATTGCCACTGGACTTCAGAAACGATGATGCTGAATTTGCTATGTTTACGGATGACTTATACGACTTTGACCTTCCAAACAACAACACAAGCTTCTTTTCTCCACTCCCATCAATCCAGCCCTCGTCCCCACCCTCGGAGATGTCGGTATTCGCAGGGGGGCTCTCGACTCTCAGCAGTTACAGGAGCAAAAGAGCAAGTAGAAGGTGA
- the LOC136507291 gene encoding protein ACCELERATED CELL DEATH 6-like, producing the protein MCSMNPLLLASACFGSWRALSFLLNRQDHYGPQADAVATQAFTELLEGDDTSSPPPQQEASDVEEGADHTATTRAWPPTAAPPLLEGVTVDGDTALHVLATCGDGDSFLRSVDIAYRRASYLLAAQNGKGDTPLHCAARAGRPRMVARLIALASGGEDGGGGGGGERLKEVVRKENGRKETALHDAVRNGSKHTVDLLMEADSELALFPKQGTSPLYLAVLLERHDIAKSLYVMSGGNLSYSGPNGQNGLHAAVLRGQEMTRMLLRWNIGLTTQGDENGSTPLHFATSVLRPKPVNYWIHRPWISGIWHPGMPFEQVLQANLAPMFQSDNEGLFPVHIAACIGSNKAVVKFLQKCPSIAGLRDTRGRTFLHIAVEKKRWHVVSHACKTPSLSWIWNMQDNDGNTALHFAVKLGFQDIFCLLLENLQVNLNITNNNGETSLDLSDSNIRDGSFCSWNQRFLINSALKFCHAKHGNRRMDHFEEHYIKPLDEEKESKKMTSSTQTLGLGSVLMASVAFAASFTLPGDYDDNGKPNLSGRYVFDAFIAANSLAFACAGMATINLMYSGTAIVDVPLRIWHFDIAMFFAFGSVTSLGTAFALGLYVTLAPVAYMTATAICVVASVVSLCGFMDPLRGRAVARALYARMGNQALLIFARIIILRGAMVYWPLVTSFISAAISAKYREK; encoded by the exons ATGTGTTCCATGAATCCCTTGCTCCTAGCATCAGCATGCTTTGGCTCCTGGAGGGCACTGAGCTTTCTTCTCAATAGGCAAGATCATTACGGGCCACAAGCGGATGCCGTGGCAACCCAAGCATTCACTGAATTGCTCGAGGGCGACGACACCTCAAGCCCGCCGCCACAGCAGGAAGCTTCTGACGTCGAAGAAGGCGCCGATCACacggcgacgacgagggcgtgGCCTCCTACTGCTGCACCGCCGCTTCTGGAGGGTGTCACCGTCGACGGCGACACGGCACTACACGTGCTGGCTACCTGTGGAGACGGCGACAGCTTCTTGAGGAGCGTTGACATCGCCTACCGCCGGGCCAGCTACCTCCTGGCCGCACAGAACGGCAAGGGTGACACACCCCTGCACTGTGCTGCCCGAGCTGGGAGGCCCAGAATGGTCGCTCGTCTCATCGCTCTGGCCAGCGGcggcgaggacggcggcggcggcggcggcggagagagGCTCAAGGAAGTCGTGAGGAAGGAGAATGGGAGGAAGGAGACCGCCTTGCACGACGCCGTCCGGAATGGTAGCAAGCACACGGTCGATCTTCTCATGGAGGCAGATTCGGAACTGGCTTTGTTTCCTAAACAAGGCACGTCGCCATTGTATCTGGCCGTCTTGCTAGAACGCCACGACATTGCCAAGTCTCTGTATGTCATGAGTGGTGGGAATCTTTCTTATTCTGGACCTAATGGGCAAAATGGACTGCATGCTGCTGTTCTTCGAGGCCAAG AGATGACAAGAATGCTACTGCGATGGAACATTGGCCTGACAACGCAAGGGGATGAAAACGGGAGCACACCCCTTCATTTCGCAACATCAGTGCTGCGCCCAAAACCTGTAAACTACTGGATCCACCGCCCTTGGATCAGTGGTATTTGGCATCCAGGCATGCCATTCGAACAGGTGCTGCAAGCCAACCTAGCCCCAATGTTTCAGTCAGATAACGAGGGGCTATTCCCAGTGCACATTGCTGCCTGCATAGGATCGAACAAGGCCGTTGTGAAATTTCTGCAGAAGTGTCCCAGCATCGCTGGGCTGCGTGACACTAGAGGAAGAACTTTCCTTCACATCGCTGTCGAGAAGAAGCGATGGCATGTAGTCTCGCATGCTTGCAAAACTCCGTCGCTGTCGTGGATTTGGAACATGCAGGACAACGATGGGAACACTGCACTACACTTCGCAGTAAAACTTGGGTTTCAGGACATATTTTGCTTACTCTTGGAGAACCTGCAGGTTAACTTAAATATAACCAATAACAATGGGGAGACTTCTCTGGACCTGTCGGATAGTAATATTCGTGATGGGTCTTTTTGTTCTTGG AATCAAAGATTCTTGATCAATAGCGCATTAAAGTTTTGTCATGCTAAGCACGGTAACCGTCGGATGGACCACTTTGAAGAACACTACATTAAGCCACTGGATGAAGAGAAAGAATCAAAGAAAATGACAAGTTCCACGCAGACTCTGGGCCTCGGCTCAGTGCTCATGGCGAGCGTGGCATTTGCTGCAAGTTTCACTCTACCTGGAGACTATGATGACAACGGCAAGCCAAATCTGTCTGGGAGGTACGTCTTTGACGCGTTCATCGCCGCCAACTCGCTGGCGTTCGCTTGCGCCGGCATGGCTACCATCAACCTCATGTACTCAGGGACAGCGATCGTCGATGTCCCGTTGCGCATCTGGCACTTCGACATAGCCATGTTCTTCGCGTTTGGTTCGGTCACAAGCCTGGGCACAGCCTTTGCGTTAGGCTTGTACGTGACTTTGGCTCCGGTTGCTTATATGACTGCAACTGCGATCTGTGTGGTGGCGTCTGTTGTGTCTCTCTGCGGATTCATGGACCCCTTGCGAGGCCGCGCAGTAGCAAGAGCGTTGTATGCTAGAATGGGGAATCAGGCGTTGCTGATCTTTGCACGCATTATCATCCTCCGAGGAGCAATGGTCTATTGGCCCTTGGTTACAAGCTTCATTTCGGCAGCCATTTCAGCTAAATATCGCGAGAAATGA